The genomic DNA CGGCGCACCGGCGGGTGCCTGCACGTACCGCGTGAGATCGCTGAACAGCAGGTACATCCCGATACCGGCGACGAGCATCGCCGCGTTGGCGGCCGCCACCGAGGGGCGCGCGACCAGCCGCAGATCCACCAGGGGCGAGGAGACTCGCAGCTCGACCAGCACCCACGCCGCGAGCACGACCACGCTGCACCCGAGCACACCCGCAACCGCCACCGGCCGACTCCACAGCGCGGGTTCCGCGACGAGGAGCAGCACCCCCAGGGTGCCCGCAGCAAGCAGCACGGCCCCGGGGACGTCGATCCGTGGGCGCGGCCCGGGTTCGTCGACGGGGACCGAGCGCCACGCGACCGCGAGGGCGAGCAACGTGATGGCGAGGCCGGTCCCGTAGGCGGCCCGGAGCCCGAGGATCTGGTCGACGAGGCCGATCAGCGGGTATCCCACGCCGATGCCGACGGTGGAGGCGACGGACAGGGAGGCGATCGTGCTCGCCGCCCGGTCGGCCTGAAGGGCGCTGCGCGCCACGCTCACCAGCAGGGGTACCAGCGCGATGCCCACCCCCTGCAACGCCCGTCCGACGAGCAGGGCGCCGAACGGCAGGGGCAGCACCGTCAGCACCCCACCGGCGGCGACGACGCCGAGCGTCCCCAGGATGGCGCGGCGGCGCGCCGGCCCGGCACCGAGCCGGCCGAGCACCGGCCCGGCGATCGCACCGGTGAACAGCGTGATCGTGAGGGTCCATTGCGCTGCGCCGAGCGACACGTGCTCGGACCGCGCCACCGCGGTGATGAGCGGCGCGCCGACGCTCCCGACCACCGCCGCGCAGAGGGCGACGGTGACCAGCGCACCGGAGAGCCGCACCGTCACGGCGACGCCTCGCGGTTGGTCTCGGCGGTGATGTGCTCGAACAGCCCGGGCCGGATGAGGGTGCGGACGCCGTCGGCCCACGGCGCGTCGACGTCGGCGACGCCGAGCGCGGCCCCCGCGTTGAGCAGCATGCCGAACGCCAGGAAGGTTTTGACGGTGACCGGGTCGAGTCCGGTGCCGCCGGCCGTTGTGTCCCACAGCCGCGCGAAGCAGCCGCGCACGACGTCGCGGACCTCGGGGTCGCCGCATGCGGCGAAGCCCTGGAGCTGCAGCCGGAGCGCGGTGTCGTCGGCGAGGTTCTCGTAGTACTCGGCGCCCATGCGCGAGAGCGCCTCGATCCCGACGGTGCCGTCGGCCGCGCGCGCCATGGCCTCCACGAGCCCGCCGAAGGCGTCGGTGACGAGCGCGAGGAACAGCGCCTTCTTCGTGCCGAACATCCGGAAGACGTAGGCCTGCGTGATCCCGGCCTCCCGGGCGACCTCGTCGATGGATGCGCCGTGGAGTCCGTGTGCGCCGAACTCGCGCGCGGCGATCTCCATCACCTGCGCTCTGCGCTCGGGTCCGCTCATCCGGGTTGCCACCCGGATAGATTAGTATTTACTAACTACTGATTACAACCCCGCGGCGCCCGGGGAACCGCGTCGGGCCGGGCGCTCGCGCCGGGTGCGTCCAGCGGACGGCACGGACACCATCCACCGCGGGTCACGGGCGGGCGGGCGCGGCCGGCCACGACGCTGCCGTGCAACGTCCCGTCGGCTCCCCAGTGCAGGATGTCGTGCGTCCACGGCTCGAGCAGGATGTGGTGTCGCTCGTACATCTCGACGTGAGCACGCCGGAATTCGCCGAACCGCGCAACGAGCGCCGCCAGGTAGTCGTGGAATCGCATGGTCACCCGCCTCTTTCATCCGATCGCAGCGTCACCCACGATCCTGGGCGACGGCGACCGAGAGGTCCAGCGAGTATTTCTACCGGCACCCGGTGGCTCTACTGAACGATCTACCCTGGGGGCGTCCACCCGAGCGGGATTCCCCAGAGCGGAGAAGACACACCATGTTGTTCAACCGAACGTTCGCGAGCGCAGCCGGCATCGCCGCCCTGCTCGCCGCCGGCGCGGGATGTGCCGACGGGGCCGAGACCTCACCGGCGCCACCGTCGACCATGACCGTCACGGAATCGCCCCCGCGGCCCGCCCCGCCGACGGCGCCCCGCCCGACCGAGCCCACCGGCCCGGGTAGCGAGTACGACGTGACCTGCACCGGCGGGCCGGACGAGGGCACGATCTGCACCAACCCCAATCACGGTGCCGGCGACGATCCGTACGGCACCAGCACCCCGACCACGACGACACCCCGGTGAACGACCCGACGACCACCGTCCTGTCCATCTAGTCGCGCTGGTCCGCCGCGAGCCGGTCGATACTCAGCGCCAGTCGAAGACTCACTGCTCCTGCACCGTCCGCCCAGCCGCCACCCAGCAACTCGGTGAGTCGCCGCTGCCGTTTGATCACGGTGTTCGGATGGAGGCCGAGCCGTCGGGCGGTGGCGGCCGTGTTCATCTTCTCGTCGAAGAACACCCGCAGTGTGCGGAGCAATTCCGATGAGGTCGCGTCATCGAACTCCCGGATCGGTCCCAGCATGGAATCCAGGAACCCGTCCATCTCCGAGGATGTGACCGACTTCAGCAGCGGCACGAAAGCCGGTAGCGACGCCGCGTCCACCGCTCCGCTGCTCCGACCGATCGTCCGGAGCACCCGGGCTGCAGTCGCGGCCGCCGAGTACGCACGCGCCATGCCGCCCGACAGGACATCCTCCGCTGAAGCGGCGCACACCAATGCGTCCGTGCCGAGCGCGCGCTGGATCTCCGCACCGATGTCCGCCGCCGCTCCCGCCGGATCGTCCCCCGCGACCAGCACCGCCACCGCTCCGCCGACGACCGCCACGTAGCCGAAACCGGCGGTGA from Tsukamurella paurometabola includes the following:
- a CDS encoding MFS transporter, producing the protein MTVRLSGALVTVALCAAVVGSVGAPLITAVARSEHVSLGAAQWTLTITLFTGAIAGPVLGRLGAGPARRRAILGTLGVVAAGGVLTVLPLPFGALLVGRALQGVGIALVPLLVSVARSALQADRAASTIASLSVASTVGIGVGYPLIGLVDQILGLRAAYGTGLAITLLALAVAWRSVPVDEPGPRPRIDVPGAVLLAAGTLGVLLLVAEPALWSRPVAVAGVLGCSVVVLAAWVLVELRVSSPLVDLRLVARPSVAAANAAMLVAGIGMYLLFSDLTRYVQAPAGAPYGFALPGVAAGAALIPFSVLGFVAGRVIPRWVTRLGARGAFAASSGLVVVAAVVFAIGRDGLVAVLVALAILGLGVGGASAVMPRLVLDGTPQSETASVMAVNQIARAVGFSIGSALAGFLLARATPDGALLPAQSGYVAVALWSTVPAVLSVMVLMGGRKGAARAA
- a CDS encoding TetR/AcrR family transcriptional regulator, with protein sequence MATRMSGPERRAQVMEIAAREFGAHGLHGASIDEVAREAGITQAYVFRMFGTKKALFLALVTDAFGGLVEAMARAADGTVGIEALSRMGAEYYENLADDTALRLQLQGFAACGDPEVRDVVRGCFARLWDTTAGGTGLDPVTVKTFLAFGMLLNAGAALGVADVDAPWADGVRTLIRPGLFEHITAETNREASP